In ANME-2 cluster archaeon, the DNA window GTTTGCTGTTTTTCCCGTTTTTACTTCAACGAAAACTATATTCTTAACTTCACCTTCACTCAACCCGTCAAAAATAACAAGATCCACTGGGGTTCCTAAAAATCTTACATTTTTTGGATTATATTTAAAATCTTTGAAAAAAGGTATTAAATGCTCCGTCACTTTGCCGGTTACAACTGCTTCGCTCCTCTTAATGGCATCTTCTCGAATCCTTTTCTCTTCTTGCTGCATCCAATCTCGAAATAATAACTCTGCTTTTTCTTTCGCTTGAGTTTCTAATTCTGTGGATCTCCACCCTTCAAAGAGTTCACGCCCACGGTTTTCAATTTC includes these proteins:
- a CDS encoding Holliday junction resolvase, translating into MIEWIFVILLVIFLIILFWKYAEQKGEIENRGRELFEGWRSTELETQAKEKAELLFRDWMQQEEKRIREDAIKRSEAVVTGKVTEHLIPFFKDFKYNPKNVRFLGTPVDLVIFDGLSEGEVKNIVFVEVKTGKTANLSTRERQVRNCVQNKNVIWEIIHHKGNED